A stretch of DNA from Sebastes fasciatus isolate fSebFas1 chromosome 16, fSebFas1.pri, whole genome shotgun sequence:
ataatatgtatgtgtaatatgtatatgtatatataatatttatgtatatattatatttatatagtatatatatatatatattatatataatacgtatatataatatttatgtataatatatatatgtatatataatatatataatatttaatatatatatataatatttaatatatatatatttaatatatatatatgtatatataatatgtatgtgtaatatgtatatgtatatataatatgtatgtatatattatatttaatatatatatatattatatataatacgtatatataatatatatatatgtatatataatatatatgtatatatatttaatatatatatatatttaatatatatataatttactttattatattatattatattataccacTTATTCATATAACTGTGGtcatatttaaaatattctaaagacacacacaatattttagttttatttctttCACTGTCAAAGTACTACTTCCGGTTTAGAGGTCATAGTTAAGATAGGTCAATGTGTCCTTCCACACGTGTTGTCTGTGATCTTACAGAAGCAGTAGTAACAGAGAGCTAGCTGGTGGTTGTCTGCTGTCATTCTCTAACTTATATATCTTTAATATATCCTATATACAGTCATGTTAAAGTCAGTAGTCCGCGCGGTGGGAGCCGCAGTCCGCCTCTCCTcagcctcctccacctccacagcCCGAGCGCTCCCTCTCAGCTGCCCGAGTCTGTGCGCTCCCAGCTCGGCCACGACTCGGCCCTTCACCCGGTCTCTCTGGATGCTGAATAACAACGGAGCTTCGTCGGGGTACCGGCCCAAACTGTTCACCTCTAAAGCCCTGAATCCGTCGGTATCGTGTGGATGTGGAGGACTGCACACAGAAGGTAATGTTTGATGGAGAAGTTAGAGATAAGCTATATTAGACAGTATCCTCTCACTGGAAGCAGCTAGCATTCATTCACCTTGAAAGACAGGCTGTGTTCAGCCATCCTCACCAGAATCAGTACAAAGATAACAgcctaaataaaacaaataataactGAAAACTCAAAGAAGTGCTAATGGCTTTACCTATATGCTTATTTGTGTGGTAAGGTCATGTGTGGCCAGGTGAAATAACATGAGTGTCCAGGACAggttgaggtcaaaggtcaatcaCTGGAAGACTGATGAGAAGTGATGAGAAGCATCTTTGACATCCAGTGCTATTCATTACTATTTATATTCACAATTACAGAGTAAAATTATTTAATATTGATCAGAACAAGTTATTCATCagcctgtgtgttttttaagtAATAAAACAAAAGCATTATAGCATTATGTGTACTAACTACATAAGCTAACATCAGGACTTACAATACATTCATACTTCCTAATATGTATATgatcttaatatgcccttgtacaaagtattctatagcatacagtacatttagATATCAAACCAAGAGCACCTGCTAGAAACATGAGTATGAAGCCTTATAGTCATGCCAGCTGGAGACTGAGAGGAAATGTTGCCTTGaatgcatacttgccaaccttgagacctcaaaatagggaggattcaaaaccaaagcaggaggtctgggggtcctcccccTAGAAACaattgagtttcagagactttgttttccTGCATTCTGTACAGTACAAGTGTACAAATACACTGGAACAACAGTTTTTGTtatataggcctacttttaattctcaggaaagaagaCTTTTTTACCTCTGCATGAGTATTTGGCCTAAtcccaatgtccacactcacagactgtctgtgagggtttagggctgtcccactgtcaaatGGTCAAGTCCTTGAGGGCTCTCTCTCGCAGACGttttgagccctttatgaacactttccgTAAGTccgcatttctgcagactttgcctgaggggATTATCCACAATTCATAGCGTTGTGATGTGAAACACAGGGTTACCACGGTTACCAGAGGAAGCCCAGAGGCGTAAAAACAAAAGGTTAAACAAAGAGGATGGCAGATGGGTGTTCAATCTGGCTTATTTAAATTTGCagagaaacattaacattaaggatttaagatggtacATAAACACATTAAATCAGAGTAATACaagcattagactatattacacatctggtttattcatcaaccattcttttcattttgcttaatgaagtttcacaaaaacaagtaaattgatatttttgacagTTACCTCCCGTCTCGTAAGGCAAGAGCCTGGGAGGCGTTCAAATCGGGCAGTTAAAAAACGTAAAATTAAAACCCATAATTGGCGTCGTCAAGGTAACGTGATATGTCGCCGCAAAGTGCTGtctcattcatatttataccatttcaagccctCGCAGCCTTTCCcactcaaccatttaccaggtgacgtcTTTGAGGGTTCAGGGCTTAAAGCCTTAGGGGGGACATTGGGATGCAAGCATCTCTTTCCTCCGCCGGGAAAAGACATTTATTGTAGCTCTATTGCCGTGTGGGTGGAAACAATATGGCTTATCCatactgtacagtgccagaaacatgttgagataatgtaaaaaaaaaaaaagtgtgaaagattgctataaattgggagaaatgtgggaattgtgaccccgggaggaaaccaggaAAATCAGAATGATTGGCAAGTATGCTTGAAGGTTTCTGCAAGCAGTTACAATCCAGTAACCTCCACCACATAAATTGTCATAATTGTATAACGTGTTATTTCTTTTCAAACAGGTGACAAAGCATTTGGCAGTTTCCTGTCCGACGAACTCAAAGAGGAGCTGAAGCTCCAGAAAAGCAAAACCCTTCCTAAGATGTCTGGAGGATGGGAGCTGGAGATGAACGGCACAGAGGCTAAACTCACGAGGAATGTCGCTGGAGAAAAGTAAGGCCGGCGCAGTCGGTGATTATCCGATCCTCTATGACACCGTGGGCACGCTAATGAGCTTTTGATCCGTCTGCTTTTTACAGAATTACTGTCACATTCAACGTCAACAACAGCATTCCTCCTAACTTCGAGGAAGAGGCAGATCAGGGACAGCAGAAGGCCCCCGAAGAAGAGGTGAGTTACAACGAACCTGTTAGTCACCTTACAATATTAATGTGAAATGTAAGCAGTCATGACTGCATTGCCCTGGATAATTgtttaattaaaacataaaatgactGATTAAAACAGTTAGcattaaaatatgatttgtgatTTCTTTACAGCCAGAAATTGTGTCAACGCCCAACTTTGTTGTTGAAGTAACAAAACAGGCTTCAAAACATTCCCTGGTGTTTGACTGCCATTTCCCTGAAGACGAGGTGAGCACAGACTGCATTCATTtacacagacatacagtattatattgacagcagcagcatgtctCTGACTCTCTCACTCTTACAGTTGAGTAAATAGAAAATCTGGATTTGCGTGTTGTAGGTGAGTCATggtgaaggagaagaggagagcgaCATCTTTGCCATTCGTGAGGTCAGTTTccagccggagggagacacgGAGTGGAAGGAGACCAGCTACACGCTCAACACAGACTCTCTGGACTGGGTAAGATTTGAGATCGTAAACAGagaataataatacacataataataataacagttaataaagCTGATGATAGCTGTGTTTAACAGGAGTCCTTTAACTAGGGATGGCTATCGTCAGGATTTTATTGATGCTACTACTCTTTTCGATACTCCTTATCGGTTCGGTTCTTTATCGATACTCTTATCAGTTCtttttcaataataataattgctttttgatatgttattttaaaaaaaagaataaattcagAATAGTATTagaattcatttatattttaaatgtttctagagcagcaacagtaaagt
This window harbors:
- the c1qbp gene encoding complement component 1 Q subcomponent-binding protein, mitochondrial, whose product is MLKSVVRAVGAAVRLSSASSTSTARALPLSCPSLCAPSSATTRPFTRSLWMLNNNGASSGYRPKLFTSKALNPSVSCGCGGLHTEGDKAFGSFLSDELKEELKLQKSKTLPKMSGGWELEMNGTEAKLTRNVAGEKITVTFNVNNSIPPNFEEEADQGQQKAPEEEPEIVSTPNFVVEVTKQASKHSLVFDCHFPEDEVSHGEGEEESDIFAIREVSFQPEGDTEWKETSYTLNTDSLDWALYDHLMDFLADRGVDNTFADELMELSTAAEHQEYIKFLEDLQGFVKCT